The following coding sequences lie in one Amycolatopsis cihanbeyliensis genomic window:
- a CDS encoding VOC family protein, whose amino-acid sequence MEHPVVHFEIIGTDPARLRRYYAELFGWDFGIGDAVVEEVSEPGNYGFVDGGTTGAGGINGGVGGGTGYRRQVLFYVGVPEVEAALRRAEALGGSRRMGPAHAPSGGLVVGHFTDPEGNLIGVAGPA is encoded by the coding sequence ATGGAACATCCAGTGGTGCATTTCGAGATCATCGGGACCGACCCCGCGCGGCTGCGCCGCTACTACGCCGAGCTGTTCGGCTGGGACTTCGGCATCGGCGACGCCGTTGTCGAGGAGGTCTCCGAGCCGGGCAACTACGGGTTCGTGGACGGCGGCACGACCGGTGCGGGCGGCATCAACGGCGGGGTCGGCGGCGGCACCGGTTACCGGCGGCAAGTGCTGTTCTATGTCGGTGTCCCCGAGGTGGAGGCCGCGCTGCGCAGGGCGGAGGCCCTGGGCGGGTCCCGCCGGATGGGCCCGGCGCACGCACCGAGCGGCGGCCTGGTGGTCGGGCATTTCACCGATCCGGAGGGCAATCTGATCGGCGTCGCGGGACCGGCGTGA
- a CDS encoding YciI family protein, with amino-acid sequence MKYLILIYSNPKSWGHPIFERTPEFQALPEDEQAALSEQAEALDKEITESGELIAGTALADPVHTRTVRVRDGLPVTTDGPYAEAKEQLAGYFVVDCESPERAAEIAERFPDARFAGIEVRPIMETSGQEM; translated from the coding sequence ATGAAGTACCTGATCCTGATCTACAGCAACCCGAAGAGCTGGGGACACCCGATCTTCGAGCGGACACCGGAGTTCCAGGCGCTACCGGAGGACGAGCAGGCCGCGCTCTCCGAGCAAGCGGAGGCGCTGGACAAGGAGATCACCGAGTCCGGGGAGCTCATCGCGGGCACGGCGCTCGCCGACCCCGTGCACACGCGGACCGTGCGGGTGCGCGACGGTCTCCCGGTGACCACGGACGGGCCCTACGCGGAGGCGAAGGAACAGCTGGCGGGGTACTTCGTGGTCGACTGCGAGAGCCCGGAGCGGGCGGCCGAGATCGCGGAACGGTTCCCGGACGCCCGGTTCGCCGGGATCGAGGTGCGCCCGATCATGGAAACCTCCGGTCAGGAAATGTGA
- a CDS encoding trypsin-like serine protease encodes MRLRKIGLGAGVLLASAGLMLSTAQSATAAPESTPDTAPVAASAEGGGDVSPYIVGGRRASQTYDFMASLQSSGRHFCGGSLIRSDWVVTAKHCIQGQSPGGFQVRVGSTRYDSGGTLVGTSRVVPGSGDIALVQLSQSVGQTPIDIADAGTSAGTETRLIGFGQTCATRGGCGASRDLMEIDVSVQASGCTANFDPNTELCLGGVPRAGACYGDSGGPSVVQEGGEWRLTGATSRAGRGQPTCGQAPAIYMKVPAYRSWINGVVGDDDDDDNPPPEGCEGVPAWQAGDSYRIGDVVAHNGHRWEAIWYPGGAEPGDPTSWAVWEDLGPC; translated from the coding sequence ATGCGGCTCCGCAAGATCGGACTCGGCGCAGGCGTCCTGCTGGCTTCGGCCGGGTTGATGCTGAGCACGGCGCAATCGGCGACGGCGGCACCCGAGTCCACCCCCGACACCGCGCCCGTCGCGGCCTCGGCGGAGGGCGGCGGCGATGTCTCCCCCTATATCGTCGGTGGCCGGCGCGCCAGCCAGACGTATGACTTCATGGCCTCGTTGCAGTCCTCGGGCCGGCACTTCTGCGGCGGCTCGCTGATCAGGTCCGACTGGGTCGTGACCGCGAAGCACTGCATCCAGGGTCAGTCGCCCGGCGGCTTCCAGGTACGGGTGGGCAGCACCAGGTACGACTCCGGCGGCACCCTGGTCGGTACCTCCCGGGTCGTGCCGGGCTCCGGCGACATCGCGCTGGTGCAGCTGTCCCAGTCGGTGGGCCAGACGCCGATCGACATCGCCGACGCCGGTACCAGCGCGGGCACCGAGACCAGGCTGATCGGCTTCGGCCAGACCTGCGCGACCCGCGGCGGCTGCGGCGCCTCGCGCGACCTGATGGAGATCGACGTGTCGGTGCAGGCCTCCGGTTGCACCGCCAACTTCGACCCGAACACCGAGCTGTGCCTTGGTGGCGTGCCCCGTGCGGGCGCCTGCTACGGGGACTCCGGCGGGCCGTCGGTCGTACAAGAAGGCGGCGAGTGGCGGCTGACCGGCGCGACCAGCAGGGCCGGCCGTGGCCAGCCGACCTGCGGGCAGGCCCCGGCGATCTACATGAAGGTGCCCGCCTACCGGTCCTGGATCAACGGTGTCGTTGGCGACGACGACGATGACGACAACCCGCCGCCGGAAGGCTGCGAGGGCGTTCCCGCCTGGCAGGCCGGGGACTCCTACCGGATCGGCGACGTGGTGGCGCACAACGGCCACCGGTGGGAGGCGATCTGGTACCCGGGTGGCGCCGAGCCGGGCGACCCGACCTCCTGGGCCGTGTGGGAGGACCTCGGCCCCTGCTGA
- a CDS encoding RNA polymerase sigma factor, whose amino-acid sequence MSTGEVDGLLRRTAPQVLAALVRHYGHFEAAEDAVQEALLAAATRWPERGVPDSPVGWLIRVASRRLTDQLRSERASRQRQEKVAALTPPDELRAEPPGEDDTLTLLMLCCHPALTPPAQIALTLRAVGGLTTAEIARAFLVPEATMGQRISRAKQRIRAAGARFRPPPAAERADRLRNVLHVLYLIFNEGYTASSGPELYRGELTAEAIRLTRTVRGLLPEDGEVTGLLALMLLVDARRAARTRPDGGLVPLEEQDRGRWNRDSIEEGCGLITRALAEAELGPYQVQAAIAAVHAEAARAENTDWAQIIGLYRILMRLAPNPMVTLNHAVAVAKVRGPQAGLALLEGLDTDERLSGHHRLHAVRAHLLELAGERTVARSCYERAARLTTSLPEQRYLLDRAAATMRARD is encoded by the coding sequence GTGAGTACCGGCGAGGTCGATGGCCTGCTGCGCCGCACGGCGCCGCAGGTCCTCGCCGCGCTCGTGCGGCACTACGGGCATTTCGAGGCCGCGGAGGACGCGGTGCAGGAGGCATTGCTCGCGGCGGCGACGCGGTGGCCGGAGCGGGGCGTGCCGGACAGCCCGGTCGGCTGGCTGATCAGGGTCGCCTCGCGCAGGCTGACCGACCAGCTGCGCAGCGAGCGGGCCAGCAGGCAGCGGCAGGAGAAGGTGGCGGCACTGACCCCGCCGGACGAGCTCCGCGCCGAGCCGCCCGGCGAGGACGACACACTCACGCTGCTGATGCTGTGCTGCCATCCCGCGCTGACCCCGCCCGCGCAGATCGCGCTCACCCTGCGCGCGGTCGGCGGGCTGACCACGGCGGAGATCGCCAGGGCCTTCCTCGTGCCGGAAGCCACCATGGGTCAACGCATCAGCAGGGCAAAGCAGCGGATCAGGGCGGCGGGCGCACGGTTCCGGCCACCGCCCGCCGCGGAACGGGCGGATCGGCTGCGCAACGTGCTGCACGTGCTGTACCTGATCTTCAACGAGGGCTACACCGCCAGCTCGGGGCCCGAGCTGTACCGCGGCGAGCTGACCGCCGAGGCCATCCGGCTCACCAGGACCGTCCGTGGCCTGCTGCCCGAGGACGGCGAGGTGACCGGCCTGCTCGCGCTCATGCTGCTGGTGGACGCGCGCCGCGCGGCACGCACCCGGCCGGACGGCGGGCTGGTCCCGCTCGAGGAGCAGGACCGCGGCCGGTGGAACCGAGATTCCATCGAGGAGGGTTGCGGCCTGATCACCCGCGCACTGGCCGAGGCCGAACTCGGGCCCTACCAGGTGCAGGCGGCGATCGCGGCGGTGCACGCGGAGGCCGCCCGCGCCGAGAACACCGACTGGGCGCAGATCATCGGGCTGTACCGGATACTGATGCGCCTCGCGCCGAACCCGATGGTCACGCTGAACCATGCGGTGGCGGTGGCCAAGGTGCGCGGCCCCCAGGCCGGGCTCGCGCTGCTCGAGGGCTTGGACACCGACGAGCGGCTGTCCGGGCATCACCGACTGCACGCGGTACGGGCGCACCTGCTGGAGCTGGCGGGCGAGCGCACGGTCGCCCGATCCTGCTACGAACGGGCCGCGCGGCTGACCACCAGCCTGCCCGAGCAGCGCTACCTGCTGGACCGCGCGGCGGCTACGATGCGCGCCCGTGACTGA
- a CDS encoding DNA polymerase III subunit delta' has translation MTRTVWAQLVGQEPAIEVLSAAADSAAALVSGASTDSGAMTHAWLLTGPPGSGRSVAARTFAAALQCTSGTGCGDCTGCRTALSGSHADVRLVVPEGLSISVAEMRALVQAAARKPTTGQWQVVIIEDADRLTEGAANALLKAVEEPPDRTVFLLCAPSDHPEDITVTIRSRCRLVSLRTPPRAAIAQVLTERDGIEPELAEWAAAVCGGHVGRARRLATDPSARERRAAVLRIPLGLRRAGDVFTCADDLIKTAEADATEESKAKDEAEQEAVRTAMGAGGSGKGVASAKRAADAAVKQLEKRQKSRATRTQRDTLDLALVDLAAFYRDVLVTASRSGAALMHPDRAGDSARAAAEWSPVSTLRRLEAVLACREAIEWNVKPRIAVEAMVTTLRQG, from the coding sequence GTGACGCGCACGGTCTGGGCCCAGCTGGTGGGGCAGGAACCCGCGATCGAGGTGCTGTCCGCGGCGGCCGACTCGGCTGCCGCGCTGGTGTCCGGCGCGTCCACCGACTCCGGTGCGATGACCCATGCCTGGCTGCTCACCGGCCCGCCCGGTTCGGGTCGTTCGGTGGCCGCGCGTACCTTCGCGGCGGCGTTGCAGTGCACGAGCGGCACCGGCTGCGGCGACTGCACCGGTTGCCGGACAGCGCTGTCCGGCTCCCATGCCGATGTGCGGCTGGTGGTGCCGGAAGGCCTGTCCATCTCGGTGGCGGAGATGCGCGCACTGGTGCAGGCCGCGGCGCGTAAGCCGACCACGGGGCAGTGGCAGGTCGTGATCATCGAGGATGCCGACCGGCTTACCGAAGGGGCGGCGAACGCGCTGCTCAAGGCGGTCGAGGAGCCACCGGATCGCACGGTCTTCCTGCTCTGCGCGCCCTCGGACCACCCGGAGGACATCACGGTGACGATCCGTTCGCGCTGCCGGCTGGTGAGCCTGCGCACGCCGCCGAGGGCGGCCATCGCGCAGGTGCTCACCGAGCGGGATGGCATCGAACCGGAACTGGCCGAGTGGGCGGCCGCCGTGTGCGGTGGGCATGTCGGCAGGGCACGCCGGCTGGCCACGGACCCGAGTGCCCGCGAGCGCCGGGCGGCGGTGCTGCGGATCCCGCTCGGGTTGCGCCGGGCGGGCGACGTCTTCACCTGCGCGGACGACCTGATCAAAACCGCCGAGGCGGATGCCACCGAGGAGAGCAAGGCCAAGGACGAGGCCGAGCAGGAGGCCGTGCGCACCGCGATGGGTGCCGGCGGCAGCGGCAAGGGTGTCGCCTCGGCGAAACGGGCCGCCGACGCCGCCGTCAAGCAACTGGAGAAGCGGCAGAAGTCGCGGGCGACCAGGACCCAGCGAGACACCCTCGACCTGGCCCTTGTGGATCTCGCCGCCTTCTACCGGGACGTGCTGGTCACTGCCAGCCGGTCCGGCGCCGCCCTGATGCACCCGGACCGAGCCGGGGACAGCGCGCGGGCCGCGGCCGAGTGGTCGCCGGTCTCCACGCTGCGCCGCCTGGAGGCGGTACTCGCCTGCCGCGAGGCGATCGAGTGGAACGTGAAACCGCGGATCGCGGTGGAGGCCATGGTGACCACCCTGCGTCAGGGCTGA
- a CDS encoding inorganic diphosphatase, translating to MEFDVTIEIPKGERNKYEVDHKTGRIKLDRTLFTATQYPADYGFIDDTLGQDGDPLDVMVLVQEPTFPGCLIRARAIGMFRMTDEKGPDDKVIAVPSDDPRLEHLRDIHHLNEFHKLEIEHFFQVYKDLEPAKSVEGSNWASRTEAENEIKRSYERESTRLAELAEAAETPETS from the coding sequence GTGGAGTTCGACGTCACGATCGAAATCCCCAAGGGGGAACGGAACAAGTACGAGGTGGACCACAAGACGGGGCGGATCAAGCTGGACCGCACCCTGTTCACGGCCACCCAGTACCCGGCGGACTACGGGTTCATCGACGACACCCTCGGTCAGGATGGTGACCCGCTCGACGTCATGGTCCTGGTGCAGGAACCGACCTTCCCCGGCTGCCTGATCCGCGCGCGGGCGATCGGGATGTTCCGGATGACCGACGAGAAGGGCCCTGACGACAAGGTGATCGCCGTGCCCTCGGATGACCCGCGGCTGGAGCACCTGCGCGACATCCACCACCTCAACGAGTTCCACAAGCTCGAGATCGAGCACTTCTTCCAGGTCTACAAGGACCTCGAGCCGGCCAAGAGCGTCGAGGGCTCGAACTGGGCGAGCCGCACCGAGGCCGAGAACGAGATCAAGCGCTCCTACGAGCGCGAGTCCACGCGCCTGGCCGAGCTCGCCGAAGCCGCCGAGACCCCCGAAACCAGCTGA
- a CDS encoding NUDIX domain-containing protein, whose translation MTADNRSKVLYTVICGAGPAGRIETFVTLANERGWEVCCIATPAAMTHFLDLSDLRELTGHQVRHDYRREGDESFPRADAVAVVPATYNTINKWAAGITDTYALNVLAELTGLGIPIAVLPFVNTALAANRVLDRSVDELRRSGITVLYGPSGFRPHPPRTGGTALDRYPWHLALDALEIRLPPVAAAVIVENAKVLLVRRLVQEGSLSWQFPAGEIEAGESAAEAAVREVREETGLSVIESQVLGERVHPSTGRTMIYVACEVVSGTARVEESEEIAEVEWLERGQLGEYVPHGFYEPVQAHLDVLLAMNADDSQRSS comes from the coding sequence GTGACTGCCGACAACCGTTCGAAGGTTCTCTACACGGTGATCTGCGGGGCAGGACCCGCTGGGCGCATCGAAACATTCGTCACCCTCGCCAATGAGCGAGGCTGGGAGGTGTGCTGCATCGCCACGCCCGCTGCGATGACGCACTTCCTCGACCTGTCAGACCTTCGGGAACTCACCGGACATCAGGTGCGCCACGACTATCGACGGGAAGGCGATGAATCGTTTCCCCGCGCTGACGCCGTTGCCGTTGTGCCCGCGACCTACAACACCATCAACAAATGGGCAGCAGGTATTACCGACACGTATGCACTGAACGTGCTGGCCGAACTCACCGGACTCGGCATACCCATCGCAGTGCTTCCGTTCGTCAACACCGCTCTCGCCGCCAACCGGGTCCTCGATCGCAGCGTCGACGAGTTGCGTCGTTCCGGCATCACCGTCCTGTATGGTCCGTCGGGCTTCCGGCCCCACCCGCCGCGTACCGGAGGCACCGCTCTCGACCGGTACCCGTGGCACCTCGCTTTGGACGCGCTGGAGATTCGGCTGCCCCCTGTCGCCGCCGCGGTCATCGTCGAGAACGCGAAAGTCCTGTTGGTCCGGCGGCTGGTGCAGGAGGGAAGCCTTTCCTGGCAGTTCCCAGCAGGGGAAATCGAGGCAGGTGAATCGGCAGCCGAAGCGGCCGTCCGCGAGGTTCGGGAGGAGACCGGCCTGAGCGTGATCGAATCCCAGGTTCTCGGTGAACGGGTTCATCCGAGCACCGGCCGCACCATGATCTACGTGGCTTGCGAAGTCGTGTCCGGAACGGCGCGGGTGGAGGAGAGCGAGGAGATCGCGGAGGTCGAATGGCTCGAGCGCGGACAACTCGGCGAGTATGTACCACACGGCTTCTACGAACCGGTTCAAGCGCACCTGGACGTTCTGCTCGCGATGAACGCCGATGACTCGCAGCGTTCGTCGTGA
- the glyA gene encoding serine hydroxymethyltransferase, with product MTHQPGMSALTAADPEIAGLVEREARRQHDKIRLIASENYVSEAVLEATGTVLTNKYSEGYPGRRYYEGQQVIDQVERLAVQRAKALFGAEHANVQPYSGSPANLAAYLAFAKPGDTVLGMALPDGGHLTHGWSVSATGKWFDPVRYGVRKETGRVDLDQVRDLARRHRPTLIFAGGTAIPRTIDFPAFAEIAREVGAVLVADIAHIAGLVAGGAHPSPVGYAPVITTTTHKTLRGPRGAMILADAEHGKAIDKAVFPGLQGGPHNHTTAAIAVALGEAATPEFRDYAHAVVDNARALAEALLERGFDLVSGGTDNHLLLVDLTGKGIGGKPAAQALDRAGVELNYNTVPFDPRKPFDPSGIRLGTSSITTRGLRPEHQPRLAEWIDRAVTAAASGDEQALERIAAEVHELLAAYPMPGYRA from the coding sequence ATGACGCACCAGCCAGGTATGTCCGCACTGACCGCCGCCGACCCGGAGATCGCCGGTCTCGTCGAGCGGGAGGCACGTCGCCAGCACGACAAGATCCGGCTGATCGCCTCGGAGAACTACGTATCCGAGGCGGTGCTCGAGGCCACCGGGACCGTACTGACCAACAAGTACTCCGAGGGCTACCCCGGCCGGCGCTACTACGAGGGCCAGCAGGTCATCGACCAGGTGGAACGGCTGGCCGTGCAGCGGGCGAAGGCGCTGTTCGGGGCCGAGCACGCCAACGTCCAGCCGTACTCCGGCTCGCCGGCGAACCTGGCGGCGTACCTGGCCTTCGCCAAGCCGGGGGACACCGTGCTCGGGATGGCGCTGCCGGACGGCGGGCACCTGACGCACGGCTGGAGCGTCTCGGCGACCGGCAAGTGGTTCGACCCGGTCCGGTACGGCGTCCGCAAGGAGACCGGCCGGGTCGACCTCGACCAGGTCCGCGACCTGGCCCGGCGGCACCGGCCGACGTTGATCTTCGCGGGTGGCACCGCCATCCCGCGCACCATCGACTTCCCCGCTTTCGCCGAGATCGCCCGCGAGGTGGGGGCGGTGCTGGTGGCCGATATCGCGCATATCGCGGGCCTGGTAGCGGGTGGGGCGCATCCCTCGCCGGTCGGGTACGCCCCGGTGATCACCACCACCACGCACAAGACGCTGCGTGGCCCGCGTGGCGCGATGATCCTGGCCGACGCCGAGCACGGCAAGGCCATCGACAAGGCGGTGTTCCCCGGACTGCAGGGCGGGCCGCACAACCACACCACCGCGGCGATCGCGGTGGCGCTGGGCGAGGCGGCCACCCCGGAGTTCCGGGACTACGCGCATGCCGTGGTCGACAACGCGAGGGCGCTGGCCGAGGCGCTGCTGGAGCGCGGTTTCGACCTGGTGTCCGGCGGCACCGACAACCACCTGCTGCTGGTCGACCTCACCGGTAAGGGGATCGGCGGCAAGCCCGCGGCCCAGGCGCTGGACCGGGCGGGTGTCGAGCTGAACTACAACACCGTCCCGTTCGACCCGCGCAAGCCCTTCGATCCCTCCGGAATCCGGCTGGGTACCTCCTCCATCACCACCCGTGGCCTGCGGCCGGAGCACCAGCCGCGGCTGGCGGAGTGGATCGACCGCGCGGTCACCGCCGCGGCGAGCGGGGATGAGCAGGCCCTCGAGCGGATCGCCGCCGAGGTCCATGAGTTGCTGGCCGCCTACCCCATGCCCGGCTACCGCGCGTAA
- a CDS encoding helix-turn-helix domain-containing protein encodes MTEETSDIGRRVRYWRRRRNLDRKRFADMVGRSTSWLDKIENGERSLLRLPMLERVAEALSVDPSALTDGDTPDVRCTDAVEVEAIKKALGRYPMLTPGSGGGVVPADVHRQLRYAGYAWLASHLATVGQVLPRLLIDAQAVASQAAEADRAHAHRALVMAYRLACSMLLKHDATDIAWLAADRAMHAARCGDDTIALARATRSVARAMSHVGQFDESVAAATGMADLLRPYLGNGDADTVPLFGMLLLSAEITASRQGNGSLAGDLHQEAVSATGRLAPEHRDHHTVFGPANVQVHRVSALVRLREGKHAIRYADTIEPSLIACLPSERQSNYLLDLTDAYTQTGSYRNALRVLIQADQLAPQEVRCRPLARRLISGLLLTNPGGADAGLRRIAHKAGVNA; translated from the coding sequence ATGACTGAAGAAACATCCGACATAGGACGGCGCGTCCGGTACTGGCGTCGGCGCCGCAACCTCGACCGTAAACGATTCGCCGATATGGTCGGACGCTCGACCTCATGGCTGGACAAGATCGAGAACGGCGAGCGCAGCCTGCTCCGGTTGCCGATGCTCGAACGGGTCGCCGAGGCGTTGTCCGTCGACCCGAGTGCGCTCACCGACGGGGATACCCCGGACGTCCGGTGCACGGACGCCGTCGAGGTCGAGGCGATCAAGAAGGCCCTCGGCCGGTATCCAATGCTTACCCCAGGCTCGGGCGGCGGCGTGGTGCCGGCCGACGTACATCGGCAACTGCGATACGCAGGGTACGCCTGGCTCGCTTCCCATCTCGCCACTGTCGGCCAAGTGCTGCCGCGACTGCTTATCGATGCGCAAGCAGTCGCCAGCCAGGCAGCGGAGGCGGACCGCGCACACGCGCATCGCGCACTTGTGATGGCGTATCGGCTTGCCTGCTCGATGTTGCTGAAACACGACGCCACGGACATCGCCTGGCTAGCCGCCGATCGGGCCATGCATGCCGCCCGGTGCGGCGACGACACCATCGCGCTGGCGCGCGCCACCCGTAGCGTCGCGCGCGCCATGAGTCACGTCGGCCAGTTCGACGAGTCCGTGGCTGCGGCGACTGGCATGGCAGATCTTCTGCGGCCATACCTGGGCAACGGCGATGCGGACACGGTGCCCTTGTTCGGAATGCTGCTGCTCTCAGCGGAAATCACCGCCTCGAGGCAGGGCAACGGGTCGCTGGCCGGCGACCTGCATCAGGAGGCGGTCTCCGCCACCGGCAGACTCGCACCAGAGCATCGAGACCACCACACGGTGTTTGGTCCCGCCAATGTCCAGGTACACCGGGTGTCCGCGCTCGTACGGCTCAGGGAAGGGAAGCACGCCATCCGCTATGCCGACACGATCGAGCCCTCGCTGATCGCTTGTCTCCCATCCGAGCGGCAGTCGAACTACCTACTCGATCTCACCGATGCCTATACCCAGACCGGCAGCTACCGGAACGCGCTTCGCGTGCTCATCCAAGCCGATCAACTCGCCCCGCAAGAAGTCCGTTGCCGACCGTTGGCCCGGCGGCTCATCAGCGGGTTGCTGTTGACCAATCCCGGCGGAGCGGACGCCGGTCTCCGTCGAATCGCGCACAAGGCAGGGGTAAACGCGTGA
- a CDS encoding gamma carbonic anhydrase family protein — protein sequence MPMFSFEGVSPTVHPDAWIAPTATLVGDVVVEKGASIWYGAVLRADFGRIVVREGANVQDNSVVHVNAGNETEIGKNATVGHQCLVHDCTVGEQALIGNGSTVLDQAEIGTRALVAAGATVTPNLVVPAEHIAMGSPAKKHVPLTDSARVWVEHNAAVYQQLARRHAEGIEPVGD from the coding sequence ATGCCGATGTTTTCCTTCGAGGGCGTCAGCCCCACCGTGCACCCGGACGCCTGGATCGCGCCGACGGCGACGCTGGTCGGCGACGTCGTCGTGGAGAAGGGCGCATCCATCTGGTACGGAGCCGTGCTCAGGGCCGACTTCGGCCGCATCGTGGTCCGGGAGGGCGCCAACGTCCAGGACAACTCGGTGGTGCACGTGAACGCGGGCAACGAGACCGAGATCGGCAAGAACGCCACCGTCGGCCACCAGTGCCTCGTGCACGACTGCACGGTGGGGGAGCAGGCACTGATCGGCAACGGTTCCACGGTGCTGGACCAGGCCGAGATCGGCACCCGAGCGCTGGTCGCGGCCGGTGCCACGGTGACCCCGAACCTGGTGGTTCCGGCGGAACACATCGCCATGGGCAGCCCGGCGAAGAAGCACGTGCCGCTGACCGACTCGGCCCGGGTGTGGGTGGAGCACAACGCCGCCGTCTACCAGCAACTCGCCAGGCGCCATGCCGAGGGGATCGAGCCGGTCGGCGACTGA
- a CDS encoding uL11 family ribosomal protein: MELTAGDAPVVDLGKMLGQTGVNLVEVKRAYDAATANQRGDVVPAVVSVFEDRSFDLRLKTPPTAFLIRKALGGRGSSRPGHEGAGTLSAEQLREIAERKLPDLNTGDLDAAMRTIAGTARSMGVTVQPPAPRVH, translated from the coding sequence CTGGAACTCACCGCCGGGGACGCGCCGGTGGTGGATCTCGGCAAGATGCTCGGCCAGACCGGGGTGAACCTGGTCGAGGTCAAGCGGGCCTACGACGCCGCGACCGCGAACCAGCGTGGTGACGTCGTCCCGGCCGTGGTCTCGGTGTTCGAGGACCGTTCGTTCGACCTGCGCCTGAAGACCCCGCCGACCGCGTTCCTCATCCGCAAGGCGCTGGGTGGCAGGGGTTCCTCCCGGCCGGGGCACGAGGGCGCGGGGACGTTGAGCGCGGAGCAACTGCGGGAGATCGCCGAGCGCAAGCTGCCCGACCTGAACACCGGCGACCTGGACGCGGCGATGCGGACCATCGCGGGTACGGCGCGGTCGATGGGCGTCACGGTGCAGCCACCGGCGCCGCGGGTGCACTAG